CCAACCGATCAGCAAGGACGACTTCGCCCACGTCCACCACGCGATCGCCCCACTGGTCGAGCTGGTCGACGCACGTGAGACCGGACGGGTCACCTACTTCGAGCTGCTGACGGCCATGGCGTACTGGTGGTTCGCTGATCACCCGGTCGACGTCGGCGTGTTCGAGGTCGGGATGGGTGGCAGCTGGGACGCCACCAACCTGATCAGGGGCGACGTCGCGGTGATCACCCCGATCGACCACGACCATCCCATCCTCGGTCAGACCCTCCCGGAGATCGCCCAGGAGAAGGCCGGGATCATCAAGTCGGGCGCCACGGTGGTCGTCGGTGAGCAGGACCCGGCCGTGTTCGACGTGATCCGGCGAGCCGCCGAGCAGCACGACGCCCGCCTGTTGCTGGCCGGCACGGACGTGGCGGTGGACGACCGACGCCGCGCTGTGGGGGGACAGAGCCTGGATCTGCGCACGCCCAGTCGCCGGTACGCCGACGTCATGCTGCCGCTGCACGGTGCGCACCAGGCCGACAACGCAGCGCTGGCGCTGGGCGCGGTCCACGCCCTGCTCGGTGACCTGGAGGCGGTCGGCGACGACGTGGTGCGCGAGGCGCTCACTGCCGTGGAGGTGCCTGGCCGCCTGGAGATCGTGCACCGACAGCCCACCGTCCTGCTCGACGGAGCGCACAACCCAGCCGGCGCGGCCCGTGCCGCCGAAGCCGTCGTTGAGGCGTTCGCGTTCCGAGACGTGATCCTCGTGGTCGGGTGCCTGAGCGACAAGGACGCCCACGGCATCCTGCGCCCGTTCCGTGGCCTGGCCAGCCACGTGGTGGTGACGCCGCCGCCGTCTGACCGGGCCACCCCGATGGCCGACCTGGTGGCCGCCGCGGAGGCGGTGTGGGCTGACACATCCGTCGCAGTGGAGACGGGCGGCACCCTCGTGCGAGCGCTCGAGAAGGCCACCGGCGTGGCCGGCCCCGACGATGCGGTGTTGGTGACCGGCTCGCTGTACCTGGTCGGTGCTGCTCGTGACGTCTACGTCCCCGCCGACGCCGACTGAACTGCGCTGCGCGCGTCGACGCCTACGGGCTCGTTGTCTGACCGGCGCAGAAGCTGCTCAGGACATCCCCGAACGGCTCTTCGGTCACGTGGGCCTGTAGCAGCGCCAAGTGGACGCTGGCCCTGTCCGGACACGGCGGTTCAGGCGCAGGCGGAGGCGGGTGGGCACGCGGCACCGCCTGCTCCGGAGCCGGCGTGTGTGGTCGCGACGGGGCTGTCTGCGCGGCCTGCCGAGCGGGAGCCCGGGTGGCCGGCTTCGGCTTCGGCTTCGACGCCTGCGTCGCCGGCTGTCGTTGGAGGTTGCCATCTGGAGGGGGCGGTGGCGGTGGCGGAGGCGGTGGTGCTGGCGGTGGCGGCGGAGGCGGAGGCGGAGGCGGCGGTGGAGCGGTCTCGCGCGGTGGTGGCGGTGGGGCGGTCTCGCGTGGTGGTGGCGCGCTGTCGGGCTCGCGGAAGACCTGCGTCACCCACAAGGTCCCGCCACGACTTTCCACGCCGACGCCGACCTCGAGGAACGCCCGAGACAGGATGTTCGCGCGGTGGCTCGACGACGCCATGAAGGCGTTGTGGACGGTGCCCACGTCCGGTCCACGCCCGACGTTCTCGCCCAGGGATCGCCAGCAGCAGACCTGGCTGCTGATCGCGCCGTTGTGTGAAGCCTTGCCCTGATCAGCCATGCGCTTGCTGTGTCGGCGGGCCACGTCGCGTAGGTCCCCACGGACCGCCAGCGCAGGCAGCCCCCGCCGGCTGCGCTCGGCGTTGACCCGCCCGACGAAGTCACCCTCGGCGCCGGCGTCGAGGTCAGCGACCGCCGGGGCGGGAACGCCGACGAGTAGGGCCAGCATCGCGGAGAGTAGTGCGACCGTTCGGGCCAGGCCACGCACCGGGCGGGGCGTGGCGAGCGCCAGCAGTGGCTCTCCGTATCGGACCGTCCGACGCGTCGATGCGCCGGTCGCTGCGGTCATCTTCGCGTCGCGAGCGCGGGACCGTAGCAAGGTCACCGAACCGAGCGACGGAACCGTCGGTGCCTCGCGCGGTGGCCGCGCCCGGCCACGGACACGGCGCACGCCCGCTCGAGGTTGCCCCCAGCGGCCTCGCCTGCGAACCTCCCCACAACGGTGGCCGGCACGAGGAAACATGCGTGGTGGAGCAGACGCTGGTCCTGATCAAGCCCGACGGCGTCCAGCGGGGGCTGATCGGTGAGGTGATACGCCGGATCGAGGCCAAGGGGTACACGATCCGGGCGCTGCAGCTGCGCATCCTCGATCGGGGAACCGCCGAGGAGCACTACGCCGAGCATGCCGACAAGCCGTTCTTCTCCGAGCTGGTGACCTTCATCACGTCCGGGCCGCTCGTCGCCATGTGCGTCGAGGGCGAGGACGCCGTCCGGGGGCTGCGTCAGTTGATGGGCGCGACACACCCCCTGGAGGCGGCACCCGGATCGATCCGGGGCGACTTCGCCACCAGCATCGGGGAGAACATCGTCCACGGGTCGGACGCGGCGCAGAGCGCAGAACGCGAGCTGGCTCTGTTCTTCCCCGAGTCGTCTGACGACTGACAGCGCAGCCAACGCTGTGGTCGTCGCATCGCCGGACCGCCCGCGGTTTCCACAGGTCACCCCCGCCGCTGTTGCCGGGGCCCGAGCCGACCGCGACGGTGCGACGCCGGGAAGGAGCACCTCGCTGAGACCGCGCTCGATGACGTGGACCACCGGGCCCGACGCCGGGATGCTGAGGCTCGCCGACGATCGACCAGCTGCGAACGGCGACTGCCTCCGTTGCGCGGCGGAGGCGTCTCGGCATGCACGACTCGCCGATATCGACGAGCGGACCCAGGTCACGTCACCCGAGGATGCCGCCCGGATCGTCCTCGGCGAGCTGGCCGGTCGCGACCGTGAGCACTGCGTCGCGACGCTGCTGGACACCAAGCACCGGATCCTGTCGGTCGTGACCGTCAGCGTCGGCAGCGTCGACCACACCTTCATGCGACCGAGGGAGATCCTGCGCGACGCGCTCCTGGCCAACGCTGCCGCCCTGGTCCTCGCTCACAACCACCCGTCCGGCGACCCTGAGCCGAGCCGTGATGACGAGCTGGTCACCCGCCGGATCGTGCGGGCCGGCGAGGTGGTCGGGATCGACGTGCTCGACCACCTGGTGGTGGGCGGCGCTCGTTGGGTCAGCCTGGCGCGGCGGGGGCTGCTGTGACTGATCGGGGCTCAGCTGGCCGACGGGAACCACCGGGTGCGAAGCGGGAACAGGTAGTGGTCGGTGACGTGGTTGAGGACGCGACGAGCGTCCCCGAAGTGTTCAGCGGCCGTCTCGAGCAGCGCGACGGCCGCGGACGCCGACCTCGCTGTCCGCACCGCCTGCCGGTACCAGCGCGCGCCGAGGTCCTCCAGTAGCCCGACGGCGCCCCGGGCCGCGAGCGCCGTGAACAGCCGCTCAGCGGCCTGCGCGGGGTCACCGGTCGGGCCGACGGAGCGGGCGAGTCGTTCGATGTCCAGCGGGGCCAGGCCGCGGCGCGCGGTGTGGTCGGGGAACACCCCGGTCAGGAACAGCGCGACATCGCCGAGCCTGCGGTACACCCCCACGTGGGTCTCGTCGGGTAGGACGTCCAGCAGTCCCGCCAACCTCACCGGGTCGAGCTCGTTGTACCGGCGTCGGCGCAGGCCGTGACGGGTGCGGACGGTCAGCGCGCCGCTGGCGACGTGGGTGTAGGACGCCAGCAGCTCGGTGAGGAACAGCCGCATCCCGGGGCGGTCGAGGAGCGCGCGCAGCTCGTCGCTGGCGAACACCGGGAGCCGTTGCCGCGGGCCGACCCACTCCTGGACGTAGCGCACGGTCGCCATGTCGCGCCACGCTCGCGCCACCGCCACCCCGAACACCAGGAACGGTGACGCGCGGAGCACGTCGTCGACCGGGTCGGCAGGCTGGGCGAGGACCGCTTCGAACACCGGCTCGCTTGCCAGCAGGTCCTCGACCTGCTGGGGTCGCCGGCGCAGGTCGCTGGCGTCCGTGCCCGGCGCTGCGGCAGCGAGGAGCGCCAGGTCCCGTGCCGTGAGGTGCTCGAGGTAGGCCAGCCCCCGGGTCGTCGGGTCGGTATCCACGACGAGACCGTACCGCGACGCCGGCCGCATCGAGTACCGTTCGGTGGCGCAGCGGTGTCGCTGGTAGGCTCCGCCCGCCGACGGTGGGTGGCGCCCGTCGGTGGCGCCCGTCGGTGGCGTCCATCCCAGCGACCCTCAGGTACCGCCGTGGCCAACATCCCGCAGAGCTTGCAGGTCCTCGGACGTGACATGGCCGTCGATCTGGGGACCGCCAACACGCTGGTGTACGTCCGCGCGCGCGGCATCGTCCTCGACGAGCCGTCGGTGGTGGCGATCAATACCAAGAACGGCGCGATCCTGGCCGTGGGTTCCGAGGCCAAGCGGATGATCGGCCGCACGCCCGGTCACATCGTGGCGATCCGGCCGCTGAAGGACGGGGTGATCGCCGACTTCGACGTCACCGAGAAGATGCTGCGTTACTTCATCCAGGCGGTGCACCGCCGCCGTTTCCTCGCCAAGCCACGGGTGGTGGTCTGCGTCCCGTCCGGTATCACGGGGGTGGAGCAGCGCGCCGTGGAGGAGGCCACCATCCAGGCCGGCGCCCGCTCGGCGTACATCATCGAGGAGCCGATGGCCGCGGCCATCGGGGCTGGGCTCCCCGTCCACGAACCCGCGGGGAACATGGTGGTGGACATCGGCGGCGGGACGAGCGAGGTGGCGGTCATCTCCCTGGGGGGCATCGTGACCAGCCAGTCGATCCGCATCGGCGGCGACGAGCTGGACGACGCGATCATCTCCTACATCAAGAAGGAGTACTCCCTGATGCTCGGCGAGCGGACCGCCGAGGAGATCAAGATGGCGATCGGTTCGGCCTTCCCCCTGTCGGACGAGCCGCATGCCGAGATCCGCGGCCGCGATCTGGTGTCCGGCCTGCCGAAGACGATCATCGTGTCCGCCGAGGAGATCCGGAAGGCCATCGAGGAGCCGGTCAACGCCGTGATCGACGCGGTCAAGAACACCCTCGACCGCACCCCGCCCGAACTCGCTGCCGACATCATGGACAAGGGGATCGTGCTGACGGGCGGCGGCGCGCTGCTGAAGGGCCTCGACGAGCGGCTCAAGCACGAGACCGGCATGCCGATCCACGTCACCGACAACCCGCTCACGTCCGTGGCGATCGGCTCCGGGAAGTGCCTGGAGGAGTTCGAGGCGCTGAAGAAGGTCCTGATCTCCAGCTCCCGTCACTGACCCGTCCGGTGGTCCGACTCCTGTAGGACCCTTCGAATGTTCGATCGTCACCGCGCCCGCATCCTACTCGCGGTCCTGACGCTCGTCTCGCTCGTGCTCATCACGGTCGACGAGCGCGCGGGCCAGAGCGGGCCGCTGGCGCACGTGCGCGACGGGCTCGCGGCGGTGTTCGCACCGGTCCAGGATGGACTGGCGACCGTCGTCCGCCCGATCGGCGGAGTGGTCGCCGGGGTCGGTGACCTGCTGGAACTGCGGCAGGAGAACGCCCGCCTGCGGGCCGAGGTCGAGCAGCTGCGTGACCGGCGCGGGGCGTACGACGACGTCGCGCGCGAGAACCGCGCCCTTCAGGACCTGCTCGACATGCGCGACCGGCTGACGGCTCATAGCGACGAGTTCCGGTTCGCCGCCGCCCGGGTCATCGCCCTGGCACCGTCGAACATCGCCGAGTGGACCATCACGATCGACGTGGGCAGCCGGGACGGGATCACCCGTGACATGACCGTCATCAACGGTGACGGACTGGTCGGTCGGGTCGTGCAGGTGGCTCCGAGCGCGTCCCGCGTCCTGCTGGCGATCGACCAGAACTTCTCCGCCGCCGCGCGTATCGCAGCCACCGGGGAGCACGGGTTGGTCGAGGGCAGGGACACCGAGCCGATGAAGCTGGAGCTGCTCAACCCCGAGGCCGAGGTGGAGGTCGGCCACGAGGTCGTCACGTCCAGCTACAGCAACGCGACGTTCCCGGACGGCATCGTGATCGGTGCCGTGTCGTCCGAGCCGCCGGAGATCCCGGCACTGACCCTCACCGTCGACGTGACGCCGTACGTGGACTTCACCCGCCTGACCACGGTGCTGGTGATCCTGCGAGCGCCACCGCCCGACCCGCTGCCCGTGCCGACCCCCGGAACCCAGTCCACCAGCCCTCCCACGCCCATGGCCACGCCGACCGAAACGCCCACGCTCGACCCGACCCAGGGGCCCACACCGTGATCCGCCTGATCGGCCGCCTGGGAGGGTCAACCGCGTGATCCGCGTCGCCGTGACCGGCCTGCTGCTGTTCTCCGCGGCACTGCTGCAGACGACCGTCCTGCCGCATCTGTCGATCGCCGGCTACCGCCCGGACCTGCTGCTGCTGGTCACCGCGCTGTTCGCCTTCCGCGACGGCCCGGTCACCGGTGTGGTCCTCGGTTTCGCCGCCGGGCTGCTCAACGACCTGCTGCTCGTGCAGTCGGCACTGGGCCTGTCCGCCGTCGTGTTCACCGGGGTCGGGTACGCGGTCGGCGTCGTCCGGCCCTACCTGGCGCCGGCCTCGATCACCGCTCCCCTGGCGGTGGCGTTCGTCAGTGCGATCGTGGCCACCGCCGGGTACGGCCTGCTGTCGCGGCTCCTCGGCGATCCGCACTACACCGTGGCGCTGGTCGCGCAGGCCTCGCTGCTGGTCGGGCTGTACAACACGATGTTGACCCCGCCCGTCGTGGCGGTGGTGAGCGCGTTGTCGAGCCGCTTCCCACGCGAGCGCGTGGCACTTTGACCGGCGACCCGAGGCTGTGCGGCGCCGCCGGCGGGGAGCGGTGGTAGCGTTCCACCGATCTCTGTGACGCGACGCCCCGTCCGAAGAGCCACCATGGCCCAGCACGAGTCGTCGTCGGCGACCCTCCGTCTGACCCTGCTGACCCTCGTGGTTGCGGGGATGTTCGCGGCGCTGTTCTCGCGGCTGTGGTTCCTGCAGGTGCTCGCTGGCGACCGCTACGTCGAACTGGCCGACAGTAACCGGGTGCGCTGGGTGATCACCGCTGCGCCGCGCGGTCGCGTCCTCGACCGCGATGGCGAGCCTCTGGTGAAGAACCGTCCTGCTCTGACCGTCAGCGCCAACCGCAACCGACTCGTGGACGGCGACGGAGAGCCGCGCGACCACGAAGCCGAGCTCGTGATCTCACGCCTGAGCGCCCTGCTGGATATGACGCCCGACGAGATCGTCGAGGCCATCACCAACCGGAAGTACTCGCCGTTCCGCCCGACCCCGATCAAGAAGGACGTCGCCCCGGAAGTCATCTTCCAGATCAAGGAGCGCCAGGAGCACTTCGCGGGGGTGGACGCCGAGACCCTCCCCGTGCGGGTGTACCCGCAGGCGACCACGGCGGCGCACGTGGTGGGCTACCTGGGCGAGATCAGCGAGGAGCAGCTGGCGGCGGAGCGCTTCAGCGGGTACCGACTGGGTGATCTCGTGGGCAAGTCGGGCGTGGAGGCGGCCTACGAGGAGCACCTCCGCGGGGTGGAGGGACTGCAGCAACTCGAGGTGAACGCGCGAGGGGTCACGCTGGGGACGCTGGCGCAGCGCGCTCCCATCCCCGGTAACGAGCTGGTCACCACCCTGGACCTCGAGCTGCAACGTGAGGTCGAGCGCGTGCTCGAGGAGGGGATCGTTGCGAGCCGCGCTCAGATGCACCGCCAGAGCGGCCAGCACCTGAAGTCGGTCGCCGGGTCAGCGGTCGTCCTCGATCCGCGCAACGGCGAGGTCATCGCCATGGCGTCGTGGCCGACGTACGACCCCGGCCTGTTCGTCGGCGGGATCGACGCGCAGGCGTTCGACCGTCTCCACGACAAGGACAACGGCCTGCCGATCCTGAACCGTGCGATCCAGGGCGAGTACCCGCCAGGGTCGACGTGGAAGATCGTCTCGGCGGAGGCGGCACTCCAGGCGGGTCAGATCACCCCCCAGTCCACGCTGCCGTGCCCACCGAGGTGGGGATGGGGCAAGCGCAACTGGTACCCGCGGCACGATGGGACGATGGACGTCGCCCGGGCGCTGATGCGCTCCTGCGACACGTTCTTCTACGAACTGTCGTACGACCAGTGGCGCGCGGAGGAACAGCAGAAGAAAGCCGGTCAACCCGTCGACGAGCGCTACCAGGCCACGGCCCGGCAGTTCGGCTTCGGGGACCGGGTCGGCATCGACCTGCCCGGCGAACGTCCCGGTCGGGTCCCGGGGCGGGAGTGGAAGCAGAGTTACTGGGAGGAGATGCGCGACACCTACTGCCGCAAAGCGCAGGAGTTGCCCCCCGGGGAGTACGCGCACCGCTTGTACTCCGAACTGTGCAAGGAGGGGAACATCTGGCGCGGTGGCGACGCCGTCAACATGTCGATCGGGCAGGGCGACGTGCTGACCACCCCGCTGCAGCTCGCCACCGCGTTCGGGGCGGTCGCCAACGGTGGGAAGGTGTGGCGCCCGCACCTGGGCCTGGAGGTCCGCTCGCCCGACGGGAAAGAGACGCTGTGGCGGTACGAGCCGGAGACGGTGTCCGAGGTCGCCTTCGCACCGGGGCACCTGCAGGCGATCCGGAGAGGTCTCGAGATGGTCGTGCGAGAACCGCGCGGTACCGCCAACTACGCGTTCCGCAGCGGCGGCAACCCGTTCCCCCTCGATCAGATCCCCGTGGCCGGGAAGACCGGCACCGCCGAGGTCGGGGGGAAGCTGCCGTCGGCGTGGTTCGTCGCCTACGCACCGGCCAACGCCCCCCGGTACGTGGTCGTCGTGGCGGT
This Actinomycetota bacterium DNA region includes the following protein-coding sequences:
- a CDS encoding rod shape-determining protein → MAVDLGTANTLVYVRARGIVLDEPSVVAINTKNGAILAVGSEAKRMIGRTPGHIVAIRPLKDGVIADFDVTEKMLRYFIQAVHRRRFLAKPRVVVCVPSGITGVEQRAVEEATIQAGARSAYIIEEPMAAAIGAGLPVHEPAGNMVVDIGGGTSEVAVISLGGIVTSQSIRIGGDELDDAIISYIKKEYSLMLGERTAEEIKMAIGSAFPLSDEPHAEIRGRDLVSGLPKTIIVSAEEIRKAIEEPVNAVIDAVKNTLDRTPPELAADIMDKGIVLTGGGALLKGLDERLKHETGMPIHVTDNPLTSVAIGSGKCLEEFEALKKVLISSSRH
- a CDS encoding bifunctional folylpolyglutamate synthase/dihydrofolate synthase, whose product is MSYEDALRDLQERVPTRMVPDVDRITALAELLGDPQATYPSIHITGTNGKTSTARMVTALLGALGIQAGTYTSPHLQTIRERIRVGGQPISKDDFAHVHHAIAPLVELVDARETGRVTYFELLTAMAYWWFADHPVDVGVFEVGMGGSWDATNLIRGDVAVITPIDHDHPILGQTLPEIAQEKAGIIKSGATVVVGEQDPAVFDVIRRAAEQHDARLLLAGTDVAVDDRRRAVGGQSLDLRTPSRRYADVMLPLHGAHQADNAALALGAVHALLGDLEAVGDDVVREALTAVEVPGRLEIVHRQPTVLLDGAHNPAGAARAAEAVVEAFAFRDVILVVGCLSDKDAHGILRPFRGLASHVVVTPPPSDRATPMADLVAAAEAVWADTSVAVETGGTLVRALEKATGVAGPDDAVLVTGSLYLVGAARDVYVPADAD
- the mreC gene encoding rod shape-determining protein MreC, giving the protein MFDRHRARILLAVLTLVSLVLITVDERAGQSGPLAHVRDGLAAVFAPVQDGLATVVRPIGGVVAGVGDLLELRQENARLRAEVEQLRDRRGAYDDVARENRALQDLLDMRDRLTAHSDEFRFAAARVIALAPSNIAEWTITIDVGSRDGITRDMTVINGDGLVGRVVQVAPSASRVLLAIDQNFSAAARIAATGEHGLVEGRDTEPMKLELLNPEAEVEVGHEVVTSSYSNATFPDGIVIGAVSSEPPEIPALTLTVDVTPYVDFTRLTTVLVILRAPPPDPLPVPTPGTQSTSPPTPMATPTETPTLDPTQGPTP
- the mreD gene encoding rod shape-determining protein MreD; its protein translation is MIRVAVTGLLLFSAALLQTTVLPHLSIAGYRPDLLLLVTALFAFRDGPVTGVVLGFAAGLLNDLLLVQSALGLSAVVFTGVGYAVGVVRPYLAPASITAPLAVAFVSAIVATAGYGLLSRLLGDPHYTVALVAQASLLVGLYNTMLTPPVVAVVSALSSRFPRERVAL
- the radC gene encoding DNA repair protein RadC, translating into MTWTTGPDAGMLRLADDRPAANGDCLRCAAEASRHARLADIDERTQVTSPEDAARIVLGELAGRDREHCVATLLDTKHRILSVVTVSVGSVDHTFMRPREILRDALLANAAALVLAHNHPSGDPEPSRDDELVTRRIVRAGEVVGIDVLDHLVVGGARWVSLARRGLL
- the mrdA gene encoding penicillin-binding protein 2: MAQHESSSATLRLTLLTLVVAGMFAALFSRLWFLQVLAGDRYVELADSNRVRWVITAAPRGRVLDRDGEPLVKNRPALTVSANRNRLVDGDGEPRDHEAELVISRLSALLDMTPDEIVEAITNRKYSPFRPTPIKKDVAPEVIFQIKERQEHFAGVDAETLPVRVYPQATTAAHVVGYLGEISEEQLAAERFSGYRLGDLVGKSGVEAAYEEHLRGVEGLQQLEVNARGVTLGTLAQRAPIPGNELVTTLDLELQREVERVLEEGIVASRAQMHRQSGQHLKSVAGSAVVLDPRNGEVIAMASWPTYDPGLFVGGIDAQAFDRLHDKDNGLPILNRAIQGEYPPGSTWKIVSAEAALQAGQITPQSTLPCPPRWGWGKRNWYPRHDGTMDVARALMRSCDTFFYELSYDQWRAEEQQKKAGQPVDERYQATARQFGFGDRVGIDLPGERPGRVPGREWKQSYWEEMRDTYCRKAQELPPGEYAHRLYSELCKEGNIWRGGDAVNMSIGQGDVLTTPLQLATAFGAVANGGKVWRPHLGLEVRSPDGKETLWRYEPETVSEVAFAPGHLQAIRRGLEMVVREPRGTANYAFRSGGNPFPLDQIPVAGKTGTAEVGGKLPSAWFVAYAPANAPRYVVVVAVEEGGGGSQTAAPIARRILEAAFDLPVTPFRAGVATD
- the ndk gene encoding nucleoside-diphosphate kinase — translated: MVEQTLVLIKPDGVQRGLIGEVIRRIEAKGYTIRALQLRILDRGTAEEHYAEHADKPFFSELVTFITSGPLVAMCVEGEDAVRGLRQLMGATHPLEAAPGSIRGDFATSIGENIVHGSDAAQSAERELALFFPESSDD